The Lysinibacillus irui sequence GTTTAATACTGTATGGCAATAATCTTGACACACCACAGCAAACTGTCACACTCATGAATGCCTTAATGGCTGCAAATGTAAATAATCAGCTACCACTTTTTCTAGGAACAGATCAAGAGGGTGGAAAGGTTGTCCGTTTACCTGGACCTTTAAAAAATTTCCCAACGAACCAAAGAATTGGTGACATCAATCAATCATCATTGTCATTTGCGGTGGGTCAATTACTAGGGGAACAACTAAAGGCGTTCGGCTTTAACCTTGATTTTGCGCCTGTACTGGACGTCAATAGCAATCCGAACAATCCCATTATCGGTGATCGCTCGTTTTCCAATGATCCTGATATCGTCAGCAAATTAGGCATAGAAACCATGAAAGGGCTAGAATCCAAGCAGGTCATTCCTGTTGTCAAGCATTTTCCCGGTCATGGGGATACGGCGGTAGATTCCCATTTAGAATTGCCTAAGGTCACAAAAAGTTTGGACGATTTGAATCAATTAGAACTTGTGCCATTTAAAGCAGCCATTGATAACGGTGCTGATGTCGTGATGGTTGCTCATATCTTATTACCTAAGATTGATCCACAGTATCCTTCATCGATGTCGAAGGACGTTATTACAGGTATGTTAAGAGAGCAGCTCGACTTTGACGGTGTAGTAATGACGGATGATATGACCATGAAAGCCATTACCAACCATTTTGATATCGGACGGGCAGCCGTAGATTCTGTGAAGGCGGGTAGTGATGTTATTTTAATTGCCCATGAGTATGCAAATGTGACAGCAGCGATCCAAGCTGTGAAGGCAGCCGTCAACAAGGGAGAGATAACAGAGGATCGCATTGATGACAGCGTCCGAAGAATCATAGCGCTGAAGCAAAAGTATCAGCTTGCCAATCAACCTGTGAAAGCTGTCGATATCAACAGTCTTAATACAGACATTGAAAAAGTATTGAATATGTATATGAAATAAAGATAGGGAGGGACATACCTGTAAATATGTATGTCTCTTTTATTTTTCGATAATCCCGATATGAAGATTAAATAAAGATCCTAGCAATGTCGTTGATTCTAATTACTCACTCGCTTAATATGAATATGTAAATAGAACATTTAATAATTAAGCAGGGGATAAAAATGGTTGGTCCAATATTAATTATAGAAGATGAGGATATTTTAAGAGAGATTCTTAAAGATTATTTCTTGAATGCAGGTTATTCAGTGTTAGAAGCTAAAGATGGTGAAGAGGCACTGCAGGTTTTTCAAGAAAATGAGCTGAGTTTAATTATTTTAGATATTATGCTACCAAAATTGGATGGATGGACGATATGCCGTCGCATACGGAAAACTTCAAATATCCCGATTATCATGTTGACTGCTCGTGCAGATGAAGATGACACATTACTAGGCTTTGAATTGGGAGCCGATGATTATGTGACGAAACCATACAATCCACTCGTTTTATTGGCACGTTCTAAAAGACTGTTACATCATCGGGAGCAAAAAAATGATGTAGCAGGTGACTGTATGGAAAGTGGTGGCATCAAAATTCATATACCTTCTAGGACTGTACAAGTGAATAATAAAGAGATTTCTTTGACGCATACAGAATATGAAATGCTTTTATATTTAATGGAAAATAAAGGGATTGTTATAACGAGAGATCAGATTATAACCAAAATATGGGGCTATGAATATTTTGGAGATGACCGAACACTTAATAGTCACATGCGAAATTTGCGAAACAAATTAGGAGACCATTCTACTTGTATAAAAACGATCGTTCGAACAGGATATAAATTCGAGGATATACAATGAAGCGAGGAATTGTATATAAGTTGTTTTTACTAACCACTATGCTGTGTGTACTTATCTTGGCTACCATTTTTGTAGGGCAAACCATATTCTTCAAACAATTTTATATCAATAAAAAAGTAGGAGATTTAGAATCCAATTTAACTGTATTTGAAAAAGAGTATCAAAAAAATAGTCATGACATGACGAAAATTCAACAGCTAGTGAGGGATTTTACTGATGAAAATAATGCTTGGATTACAATATTGGATCAGTCCGGTCATTTAAAGCATGAGGATGATTTCTATATTGAAGTGCAATTGCATGAGGATTATCAAACTATGGTTGGATTGAAAACAATAAAAGTTCCTTTATATGTCATTGATGGAGAAAATCCGGTCCAGTTATCGGAATCATTGTTGAAGAATAGTCAAGTAAATTTAATCGGAATACTAAAAGAGTCGCAATTAACTCCAATTGAAATGATAATAGAAAATGAAACATATACA is a genomic window containing:
- a CDS encoding response regulator transcription factor translates to MVGPILIIEDEDILREILKDYFLNAGYSVLEAKDGEEALQVFQENELSLIILDIMLPKLDGWTICRRIRKTSNIPIIMLTARADEDDTLLGFELGADDYVTKPYNPLVLLARSKRLLHHREQKNDVAGDCMESGGIKIHIPSRTVQVNNKEISLTHTEYEMLLYLMENKGIVITRDQIITKIWGYEYFGDDRTLNSHMRNLRNKLGDHSTCIKTIVRTGYKFEDIQ
- the nagZ gene encoding beta-N-acetylhexosaminidase, coding for MHKRRRGLLLVLVIMLMGLFLFFGMKLRPATQTTTRNSESSAVQEEMSENVGDIVQDIAHLAQEGRAPDIPFAAGEADQQAVHAKWGKPLQVTESANGQYEEYQDVTIGYQGSKAFDIRSFKEDMKKIHLTDIKNKLGEPDEVRYYQDPTTKQIIFVYQVNDKYQLKWILPKPTDSDANPVVHHISVYTELTEQVTDTVEQMTLDEKIGQMMFAGVSGTTLQQETTSLIHDYKVGGLILYGNNLDTPQQTVTLMNALMAANVNNQLPLFLGTDQEGGKVVRLPGPLKNFPTNQRIGDINQSSLSFAVGQLLGEQLKAFGFNLDFAPVLDVNSNPNNPIIGDRSFSNDPDIVSKLGIETMKGLESKQVIPVVKHFPGHGDTAVDSHLELPKVTKSLDDLNQLELVPFKAAIDNGADVVMVAHILLPKIDPQYPSSMSKDVITGMLREQLDFDGVVMTDDMTMKAITNHFDIGRAAVDSVKAGSDVILIAHEYANVTAAIQAVKAAVNKGEITEDRIDDSVRRIIALKQKYQLANQPVKAVDINSLNTDIEKVLNMYMK